The Algoriphagus sp. TR-M9 genome has a window encoding:
- a CDS encoding YceI family protein, which translates to MKLFTSLLISGITAFSLLSAPATVNTSESTITWTAKKVTGQHHGKVPIESATLDYEGGKITGGEFTMDMTSLTVEDITDPGMNKKLSDHLKSDDFFAVEKHNKTKFVITEASSSNGKDYTITGDLTIKGITKPVSFPAKVEVDGTKITASGKLTFDRTHYDIKFRSGSYFENLADKMIYDDVELDVNLVASTQ; encoded by the coding sequence ATGAAACTCTTTACCTCACTTCTGATTTCTGGTATCACAGCATTTAGCTTGCTTTCTGCCCCGGCTACTGTCAATACTTCTGAAAGCACCATTACTTGGACCGCAAAAAAAGTCACCGGACAGCATCATGGCAAAGTACCGATAGAAAGCGCAACCCTGGACTATGAGGGCGGTAAGATCACCGGGGGTGAATTTACCATGGATATGACTAGTCTCACGGTAGAGGACATCACTGATCCGGGTATGAACAAGAAACTATCGGATCACCTCAAGTCAGATGATTTCTTCGCTGTAGAAAAGCACAATAAAACCAAATTTGTGATCACGGAAGCCTCCAGCAGTAATGGAAAAGACTACACGATCACCGGAGATCTTACTATCAAAGGAATTACCAAACCCGTCTCATTCCCTGCGAAAGTAGAAGTAGATGGGACCAAAATAACCGCTTCGGGAAAATTGACTTTTGACAGAACGCATTACGATATCAAATTCCGCTCAGGTTCTTATTTTGAAAATTTGGCTGATAAGATGATCTATGACGATGTGGAACTGGATGTAAACCTGGTAGCTTCCACCCAGTAA
- a CDS encoding GlcG/HbpS family heme-binding protein → MKKLFLTFLILCSFGLISQAQTKPYLTLEEAIKIADAAQAKSTAEGWNMVIAILDDGGHLVSLRKMDGVQTGSIDVALGKAKTSVFFKRPSKAFEDMMKADGGGRISTLPNVVAIEGGLPIFKDGVLVGAIGISGATSAQDGLVAAAALEAMD, encoded by the coding sequence ATGAAAAAACTATTTCTTACCTTCCTGATTTTATGCAGCTTCGGACTTATCAGCCAAGCGCAAACCAAGCCTTATTTAACTTTAGAAGAGGCCATTAAAATAGCTGACGCTGCTCAGGCTAAATCCACCGCTGAAGGCTGGAATATGGTAATCGCCATTCTAGATGATGGTGGCCACCTGGTATCTCTTCGCAAAATGGACGGAGTACAGACCGGGAGCATAGACGTAGCCCTGGGCAAAGCAAAGACCTCTGTATTTTTCAAGAGGCCGAGCAAGGCATTTGAGGACATGATGAAAGCTGATGGAGGAGGAAGAATAAGCACCTTGCCAAATGTAGTTGCAATAGAAGGTGGCCTACCGATTTTCAAAGATGGGGTTCTGGTAGGTGCTATCGGAATCTCCGGAGCTACATCAGCTCAGGATGGCCTGGTGGCTGCTGCTGCACTGGAAGCAATGGATTGA
- a CDS encoding Gfo/Idh/MocA family protein: protein MKPFSRRNTLKTLALTTGVGLVSPWSAFSAPKSKRDKLGVALVGLGYYSTDLLAPALQKTENCYLAGIVTGTPSKAAVWKTKYQIPDQNIYNYQTFDSIADNPDIDVIYIVLPPSMHKEYVIRAAKAGKQVWCEKPMAVTADDCQAMIDACKAAGVSLSIGYRCQHEPNTQEYMRIVNEGLLGDVKSLDCAAGYRENRTDHWKQKKEMGGGVIYDMGVYSIQGARLGSGMEPIAVNSAKVWTERPEIYKDGLGEIVEAELEFPGGVLAKIKTSFAENTNFLNIVCEKGTIEMQPFSAYAGNKGTSPLGEINFPFQQPMEQVWQMDNDAQNIMDGKPALVPGEEGLRDIKVVEAILKSAETGKKVLI, encoded by the coding sequence ATGAAACCTTTTTCTAGAAGAAACACATTGAAAACCTTAGCCTTGACTACCGGAGTAGGGCTGGTGTCCCCATGGAGTGCCTTTTCGGCTCCAAAATCTAAACGAGATAAACTCGGGGTAGCGCTTGTTGGACTAGGCTATTACAGCACAGATCTTTTGGCTCCTGCCTTGCAGAAGACAGAAAACTGTTACCTAGCCGGAATAGTGACCGGAACTCCATCCAAGGCTGCCGTATGGAAGACGAAGTATCAGATTCCAGACCAGAATATTTACAACTACCAGACCTTCGATAGCATTGCCGACAATCCGGATATAGATGTGATCTACATCGTGCTGCCCCCATCTATGCACAAGGAATATGTGATCCGAGCAGCCAAGGCAGGTAAGCAAGTCTGGTGTGAAAAACCTATGGCAGTGACAGCCGATGACTGCCAAGCTATGATCGATGCCTGCAAAGCCGCAGGAGTATCGCTTTCCATTGGTTACAGATGTCAGCATGAGCCCAATACGCAGGAATACATGCGAATCGTAAATGAAGGCTTGCTAGGGGACGTCAAAAGCCTGGACTGCGCCGCCGGATACAGGGAAAACCGTACTGATCACTGGAAGCAAAAGAAAGAAATGGGAGGCGGGGTAATCTATGATATGGGAGTTTATTCAATTCAAGGTGCCAGGCTGGGATCTGGCATGGAGCCAATAGCTGTAAACTCCGCAAAAGTCTGGACAGAGCGGCCTGAAATATACAAGGATGGCTTGGGTGAAATCGTAGAGGCAGAATTGGAGTTCCCTGGCGGGGTTTTAGCTAAGATCAAAACTTCCTTTGCTGAAAACACAAACTTCCTAAATATAGTCTGCGAAAAAGGCACCATAGAAATGCAGCCTTTCTCTGCGTATGCCGGGAATAAAGGCACAAGCCCACTCGGAGAAATCAATTTCCCTTTCCAACAACCCATGGAGCAAGTATGGCAAATGGACAATGATGCCCAAAATATCATGGATGGGAAACCTGCCTTGGTACCAGGAGAGGAAGGTCTGCGCGATATCAAGGTAGTAGAGGCAATTCTAAAGTCCGCAGAGACGGGGAAAAAAGTACTCATATAG
- a CDS encoding histone H1: protein MSRYQEVKDLVDSLEADFTKFYENGNKAAGTRVRTGMQAIKNLAQEIRTEVTAIKNEAK from the coding sequence ATGAGCAGATATCAAGAAGTAAAAGATCTGGTAGATTCTTTAGAAGCTGATTTTACAAAATTCTACGAAAACGGTAACAAAGCAGCTGGTACAAGAGTAAGAACTGGCATGCAGGCTATCAAAAATCTAGCGCAGGAAATCAGAACTGAAGTAACTGCAATCAAAAACGAAGCTAAGTAA